A window from Pokkaliibacter sp. MBI-7 encodes these proteins:
- a CDS encoding OmpH family outer membrane protein, producing MMKTWASAMLVGMGLSLASVAHAIDVVVLDVPQALFSSERAKTFMKGLDKEFSDSEGRLERLARDIQSGQQQLQKDGSVMKDTDRRKTEQSLQDKVSEYRFLQQKVQSGRADRQQEFLDNNRALLDKLIRQMIDQKNIKVILNKQGTVYVAPDADMTKTLVDLLNKSK from the coding sequence ATGATGAAGACCTGGGCGAGTGCCATGCTCGTAGGTATGGGTCTGTCTCTGGCATCTGTTGCGCATGCAATTGATGTGGTTGTACTGGACGTGCCTCAGGCATTGTTCAGTTCCGAGCGCGCCAAGACATTCATGAAAGGGTTGGATAAAGAGTTTTCTGATAGCGAAGGACGCTTGGAAAGATTGGCTCGTGATATTCAGTCTGGTCAGCAGCAGCTGCAGAAGGATGGTTCAGTGATGAAAGACACTGACCGCCGCAAAACGGAGCAGTCGTTGCAGGATAAGGTCTCTGAGTATCGCTTTCTGCAGCAAAAGGTTCAGTCCGGCCGAGCAGATCGCCAGCAGGAGTTTTTGGATAATAACCGGGCTTTGCTGGATAAACTCATTCGTCAGATGATTGATCAGAAGAATATCAAGGTCATTCTTAACAAGCAGGGCACTGTCTATGTTGCGCCTGATGCAGACATGACTAAGACCTTGGTTGATCTGCTGAATAAGTCCAAATAA
- the lpxD gene encoding UDP-3-O-(3-hydroxymyristoyl)glucosamine N-acyltransferase, translating into MISKTFTLGEIASHLGADLHGDSQLPIRGLATLRNAKADQLSFLANSKYAKDLQDTHAGAVIIGQDLLGKCPTNALVLANPYLGYARISHWFVTDVNPPAGIHPSAVIASSASIDPSTSIGANVVIGEAVVVGANTIIGAGCFVGTASIIGDGCHLMARVTLYSNVRLGNGVLVHSGAVIGSDGFGFAPHQGRWIKIAQLGGVEIGDDVEIGANTTIDSGALEPTRLGNGVKVDNQVQVAHNVQIGDFTAIAGCVGIAGSAIIGKHCTLGGGVGVAGHLEIGDNVHITGMSLVSASIREPGVYSSGTALTTNAQWRKNVARFRNLDDIAKRVKQLEKKLHSNSEDKGSLDDGN; encoded by the coding sequence TTGATTTCAAAAACATTCACTCTTGGTGAGATCGCCAGCCATCTTGGGGCTGATCTTCATGGTGACAGCCAGCTCCCTATTCGGGGGCTGGCTACTCTCCGTAACGCTAAAGCCGACCAGCTCAGCTTTCTAGCTAACTCCAAATACGCCAAAGATTTGCAGGATACTCATGCTGGTGCCGTCATTATTGGACAGGATTTGTTAGGAAAATGTCCAACTAATGCACTGGTTCTGGCCAATCCTTACCTTGGTTATGCACGTATTTCTCACTGGTTTGTCACGGATGTTAATCCTCCTGCCGGTATTCATCCCAGTGCGGTGATTGCTAGCAGTGCAAGTATTGACCCTAGCACATCGATAGGCGCTAACGTTGTTATTGGTGAAGCTGTGGTGGTTGGTGCGAACACCATCATCGGGGCAGGATGCTTCGTGGGGACTGCCAGCATCATTGGTGATGGGTGCCATCTGATGGCACGAGTCACTCTTTATTCCAATGTAAGACTGGGTAATGGAGTTCTCGTTCACAGTGGTGCAGTCATCGGTTCTGATGGTTTTGGCTTTGCACCCCATCAGGGACGTTGGATCAAGATTGCTCAACTGGGCGGTGTTGAAATTGGCGATGATGTAGAAATTGGCGCCAATACCACTATTGATAGCGGTGCTCTCGAGCCGACGCGGTTGGGTAATGGTGTCAAGGTTGACAATCAGGTCCAGGTTGCGCACAACGTTCAGATTGGTGACTTCACTGCCATCGCCGGATGTGTTGGCATAGCAGGCAGTGCCATTATTGGAAAGCACTGTACCCTGGGTGGTGGAGTGGGTGTCGCAGGGCATCTGGAAATTGGTGATAACGTTCATATCACCGGGATGAGCCTTGTCAGTGCATCGATACGTGAGCCTGGCGTGTATTCCTCCGGTACTGCATTGACTACAAATGCGCAATGGCGCAAGAACGTAGCGCGGTTCCGTAATCTGGATGATATTGCCAAGCGGGTTAAGCAGCTGGAAAAAAAGCTGCATTCTAATTCTGAAGAT
- the rseP gene encoding RIP metalloprotease RseP, protein MTNLIALIVTLGILVTIHEYGHFWVARRCGVRVLRFSVGFGKPLFSWHDRHGTEFCIAAIPLGGYVRMLDEREGEVAESERSLAFNTKSVYQRFAIVAAGPLINIIFAVLVYWWLFVVGVQTIVPVIGEVVSGSPAALVQVPVNAEITAIDGHAVRSWEEVNTRLAALIGETTSVALDVKTNDGKSIHYQLPIEQWLAKEAEPDLLNGIGMLPWRPHWDSVIGEVVPGQAAELAGLKVGDKILSVDGEAVSSWSQWVDIVQRHPDQSMQVALMRGVQQLGLILTPHSKNSDVDGRVIGYIGAAPQVPVWPDAIKRTIHYGVVDAFTEAFHKTSEMVSLMVASVGKLVSGLMSVESLGGPITIAKVAGASASSGLESFVSFLAYLSISLGVLNLLPIPMLDGGHLLFFLAEMVKGKPVSDTVQMISLRFGMVVLGGVMLLALYNDLMRL, encoded by the coding sequence ATGACGAATCTGATCGCCCTGATAGTCACCTTGGGTATCCTGGTGACAATTCACGAATATGGACACTTCTGGGTTGCTCGTCGCTGCGGAGTCAGAGTGCTGCGCTTTTCAGTCGGGTTCGGAAAGCCTTTGTTTAGCTGGCATGATCGTCATGGTACTGAGTTCTGTATCGCTGCCATTCCTCTGGGTGGTTATGTGCGTATGCTGGATGAGCGTGAAGGAGAGGTTGCGGAGTCCGAGCGTTCGCTAGCCTTCAACACCAAGAGTGTTTATCAGCGCTTCGCCATTGTGGCTGCCGGTCCATTGATCAATATCATCTTTGCGGTACTGGTGTATTGGTGGCTGTTCGTTGTCGGTGTTCAGACCATTGTGCCAGTGATTGGAGAGGTGGTTTCGGGTTCGCCTGCAGCGTTGGTACAGGTGCCAGTAAATGCAGAAATAACTGCTATTGATGGGCATGCTGTCAGAAGCTGGGAAGAGGTAAATACCCGGTTAGCTGCGCTGATAGGGGAAACTACCAGCGTAGCTCTGGATGTGAAAACGAACGATGGCAAGAGTATTCACTATCAGCTGCCTATTGAACAATGGCTGGCAAAAGAGGCTGAGCCGGATCTGTTAAATGGTATCGGTATGTTACCTTGGCGACCACATTGGGACTCTGTTATTGGCGAAGTGGTGCCGGGGCAAGCTGCTGAGTTAGCAGGCCTGAAGGTAGGAGACAAAATTCTGAGTGTTGATGGTGAGGCTGTGTCCAGCTGGAGCCAATGGGTGGATATCGTGCAGAGGCATCCTGACCAGTCGATGCAAGTCGCCCTGATGAGAGGTGTACAGCAGCTCGGTTTGATATTGACACCTCATAGCAAGAACAGTGACGTCGATGGTAGGGTGATTGGTTACATTGGAGCTGCTCCACAGGTTCCTGTCTGGCCTGATGCGATAAAGCGAACCATTCATTACGGTGTCGTGGATGCATTTACTGAAGCGTTTCACAAAACGTCAGAAATGGTCAGTCTGATGGTTGCATCAGTAGGAAAGCTGGTTTCAGGCTTGATGTCCGTAGAAAGTCTTGGTGGGCCGATTACTATCGCTAAGGTTGCGGGTGCATCTGCATCGTCAGGGCTGGAGAGTTTTGTTTCCTTCCTCGCCTATCTGAGTATTAGTCTTGGTGTACTAAACCTGTTGCCAATTCCTATGCTGGATGGCGGTCATCTGCTGTTTTTTCTGGCAGAAATGGTTAAGGGTAAGCCTGTATCTGACACCGTGCAGATGATTTCTTTACGCTTTGGTATGGTGGTGCTCGGCGGCGTCATGTTGCTGGCTCTGTACAATGATTTGATGCGTTTGTAA
- the bamA gene encoding outer membrane protein assembly factor BamA, with the protein MKRLVHTLVFGACLGVSTALWADTFKVQDIKLEGLQRLAPGNVFSAMGISIGDTIDDSRVASAIRSLFATGNYQDVDISRQNNVLFVSVKERPAISLLDIEGNKVLKTDALKDGLKKQGLAEGEIFQRATLDRIQAELERQYLAQGRYGAKVTASVEDAPNNRVKINIKIKEGSVSKISHINIVGNKHFSKDELFKQFQLSTSNWLSFFTDDDKYSREKLSGDLERLRSYYQDRGFVNFNIESTQVSISPDKKSVFITINVSEGEQYNIGKVSLEGDLSLGQAELEQQVEVKSGELFSRKTITEDVDRLKGRLGHDGFAFANVNPVPVVHDDSKTVDVTYFIDPQTRTYVRRINFTGNTVTADEVLRREMRQMEAAPVNTDLVDKSKKRLERLGYFSEVNLDMAPVPNTSDQVDLNYSVVEQASGSLSASVGFAQGEGLIFGFDVSQKNFLGSGNQVSFSLTRSSVRTDYSIDYLDPYYTVDGVSRGFSVYYRKTDYDQEDVSDYQMSKIGANMTLGYPLDEDSNISGTIGYEKVGIDLGSSPIREIIKYVDNYGDSYNEFLGSVAWNRNRLNNTLMPTDGTYQRAGLDVALPGSTLDYYKLGYKGDIYWPIGQKGYAVHLGTNLGYGDGYGGETKLPFYENYYLGGISSLRGFKTGSVGPKGTPCIEGTDSPCDGSDTSSNAVGGNVKVAGTAEFIFPVPYFEDKSSIRSLFFLDAGNVYDTKCDRSIDSSCSRNIDLGDIRYSTGVGVVWLTRFAPLSFVIAQPLNAQDGDRKQSFQFSLGQTF; encoded by the coding sequence ATGAAGCGACTAGTACACACTTTGGTTTTCGGCGCCTGTTTAGGGGTGTCTACAGCGTTGTGGGCTGACACATTCAAAGTTCAAGACATCAAGCTCGAAGGGCTGCAGCGCCTCGCCCCGGGCAACGTTTTTTCTGCTATGGGCATCAGCATCGGTGACACGATAGATGATAGCCGGGTGGCTTCTGCGATCCGCAGTCTCTTTGCTACTGGCAACTATCAGGATGTTGATATATCACGTCAAAACAACGTTCTTTTCGTATCCGTCAAAGAGCGTCCAGCCATCAGTTTGCTCGATATAGAAGGTAACAAGGTCCTCAAGACAGATGCATTGAAGGATGGTCTGAAGAAACAGGGCCTGGCAGAAGGTGAAATTTTTCAGCGTGCAACGCTGGACAGAATTCAGGCTGAATTAGAGCGGCAGTATCTTGCTCAAGGTCGATATGGGGCGAAGGTAACCGCTTCCGTTGAAGATGCTCCCAATAACCGTGTCAAAATTAATATCAAGATCAAGGAAGGTAGCGTCTCGAAGATTTCTCACATCAATATCGTGGGAAACAAACACTTTAGTAAGGATGAACTGTTTAAGCAGTTTCAGTTGAGCACCAGTAACTGGCTGTCCTTTTTTACTGATGATGATAAGTACTCAAGGGAGAAGCTTTCAGGCGACCTGGAGCGCTTACGTTCCTACTATCAGGATCGTGGCTTTGTAAATTTCAATATCGAATCTACACAGGTCTCTATTAGTCCTGACAAAAAGAGTGTGTTTATCACAATTAATGTCAGTGAAGGTGAGCAGTACAACATTGGCAAGGTGTCACTCGAGGGGGACCTGAGCCTGGGGCAGGCTGAGCTGGAGCAGCAGGTAGAGGTTAAGTCCGGTGAGTTGTTCTCCCGGAAAACCATTACTGAAGATGTGGATCGTTTGAAGGGCCGTTTGGGGCATGATGGTTTTGCATTCGCAAACGTTAACCCTGTGCCGGTAGTTCATGACGATAGCAAAACGGTCGATGTCACTTATTTCATTGATCCACAAACTCGCACTTATGTAAGACGTATCAACTTCACAGGTAACACCGTGACGGCTGACGAAGTGCTGCGTCGTGAAATGCGGCAAATGGAAGCGGCCCCGGTCAATACTGATCTGGTTGATAAGTCGAAGAAGCGCCTGGAACGCCTTGGTTACTTCTCTGAAGTTAACCTTGATATGGCGCCCGTGCCCAATACTTCAGATCAGGTTGACCTGAACTATTCTGTGGTAGAACAGGCATCAGGATCTCTGTCAGCCTCTGTTGGTTTTGCGCAGGGTGAAGGGCTTATCTTTGGCTTTGACGTATCACAGAAAAATTTCCTGGGCTCAGGTAATCAAGTAAGCTTCTCTTTGACCCGTTCTTCTGTGCGCACTGACTACAGTATCGACTATCTGGATCCCTACTATACGGTCGATGGCGTGTCGCGAGGCTTCAGTGTTTACTATCGTAAAACTGATTATGACCAAGAAGATGTCAGTGACTACCAGATGAGTAAGATCGGTGCCAATATGACACTGGGTTATCCTCTGGATGAAGACTCCAATATTTCTGGCACCATTGGCTATGAAAAAGTAGGTATTGATCTTGGCTCTTCTCCGATCCGTGAAATTATCAAGTACGTGGATAATTACGGTGACAGCTATAACGAATTCTTGGGCAGCGTCGCCTGGAATCGTAACCGCCTGAACAACACCCTGATGCCTACAGATGGTACTTACCAGCGTGCTGGTCTCGATGTGGCTTTGCCGGGTAGTACGCTCGACTATTACAAACTTGGCTACAAGGGCGACATTTATTGGCCCATCGGTCAGAAAGGCTATGCCGTACACTTGGGCACCAACTTGGGCTACGGTGATGGTTATGGTGGAGAGACCAAGCTGCCATTCTATGAGAACTACTATCTAGGCGGTATCAGCTCATTGCGTGGTTTCAAGACCGGATCTGTTGGACCCAAGGGTACCCCATGTATCGAGGGAACGGATTCTCCATGTGATGGCTCCGATACCAGCAGTAATGCTGTAGGCGGTAACGTGAAAGTGGCTGGTACCGCAGAGTTCATTTTCCCTGTTCCTTACTTTGAAGATAAGAGCTCTATCCGTAGTCTGTTCTTCCTTGATGCAGGTAACGTCTACGATACGAAGTGCGATCGCAGCATTGATTCCAGCTGCAGCAGGAATATTGATCTGGGCGATATTCGTTACTCAACAGGTGTTGGGGTTGTGTGGCTCACGCGATTTGCACCTCTGTCATTTGTCATTGCCCAGCCATTGAATGCGCAAGACGGTGACCGTAAGCAAAGCTTCCAGTTCTCTCTGGGGCAAACATTCTGA